The sequence TTGTGAACAGCAGTCTTGTCTCTTGGTTCCATATTTGCATGGTAAGCACCTGCCTGAATTCCCAGCTTCTGTAAACTAactgtgacttgctcagagtccttttgggaaaaacaatatatgattcctatataaaaaaacaaattttttttattacaaatgcCCGTTTGTCTGGAAAAAAGCAAATTTGTCAAAaggaaatttacaaaatattctgACATATTAAAACTATATATCAGGTAAAGGACAACTATGAAGAAGCCCAAAGCTGTAttttaatgtttgaaaaaaagTTCCCAGCTTATCtgctcaccaaaaaaaaaaattaagtctgttTTATTTACCTTATTCCCATTCCTGAGTCTAAAAGCTAAAATAATATTAGCAGCATGATGAATTTAAAGGAAGAAACTAGTATAAAGGATAACTGATATTGCAGACAACATACAGGTGAAACATTTGGAAAAGTGAATAGACTTTTAGTTTCTGATATAACAAAGCTACATTATTAATATGGAATAATCAAAACTGTAAAAGCTTTACACGATAAAATACAGTGGAATCCTTTCTAAACTTTCTTTCCTTGGAAACCAACATTCTCATCCTCCTCCCCCTCTGTTGTCACTGGCCGTATCCAGATTCAAGTCTtcctcttccatctctctctacCACTACTTCAATCCAGGATCTTATATCCTCATACAACTATTATAATAGTCCCTTAACTGCTATTGCTCCTTTGGGGCTCTGTTTTCTCTGTTACATATTATGATTTATCTTTGCTTTCTAAAAACCtaagttctaaattttattttaagttccaGGACAAAAACATCTCTTCTGTGAAGCTTTCCCTAATTATACCAGCCTTTGAACATacattatttccttctcagaaCTGTTGTTGCATtcatcaaaataattcatttggcagtaaaaaaaaatactctgtattgctctttatctttttatgacTACACCCCACTTCTGAAATTTGAATAAGTCCTCTGAGAACATGGATTATCTTAAACATTCTTATGCACAAGTAAAATGGAATATACGTAtgtgttcaataaatgttcattaattatAATTCACATAGAGAAACCAGATAAATTAGCTGAAACTAATTTTCTACAAACAAAAGATATATGCAAAAATTCTATATATACCTTCTAAAATTTATGACTAAGCTAGGTAGAACTATATAATCACAttctaaatttacaaaaaatgtcaaaaattacaATCTATTAAATTTCCAATGAGTAAACAACCAACTTCAGTTACCACTTTTTATAGGGAAGGCATTTCTAAGTCTTcaaagttgttattttttcctatattacCAGACTGTCCTTTGTATCTTCCATTAATGAGCTTCACAATATCTTCAATGAAATCATCAGTGTTCGAGGGCTTCTGCCGAACCTAGAAAATccattaccttttaaaaataaactagtaacaaaataatcaaattatcACCCTTATTAGAGTACatctttcttcctaaattttCATAAACATAGTATCCATAGTGCTCCTCCATTCACCTTACATGGCTCTCTCCTGCCACCCTCTGGATTttgcttttagattttttttttttttttgcaatttatcaTGAGAGAGAGCCAGTTATGAAATTTAGGATGTCACATATATTCGGATCATAAAATCCTGTAAGAAATCACTGCTTGGGTAAATAAACCTACATTTAATCTATTAAGACTAACCTTAAAATAATGGAAGCAGAGTAGGATGTCTAATTGGTACTTTAGTTGTCTCAATGTTAAGGCTAAAGTATAATGTATAATCAAAAGCCCACCACAGAACTATTAAAAAATTCACAATCAGACTTCAGCCAAGAATAATCATTCTATTATATTATCTGAGGTCTCATTATAAAGTACTTACTTgcctccccaaaagaaaaaaatatctaaattataAACACTAGAATTTCTCCTATTTCTGCATTTCCTAATTGAAGCTAATTTCAGATGATAATCCTTTGCAAAACACAAAGATGACGACTTTGGCTTGATTTaaggaagaacttcctaacaattggagCTTTTCAAAAACATGAGAAGCCTGGGAAAGAGGAAGGTAGTGATCTTCACAAAATTCCAGGCAAAGGCTAAACACAATTTATTAGGGTATTTTGTAGAGGGGATACTTTATTCTGTTATGGATATGATTAGAGCCTTGTGAGACTATTTACAAAGTTGTCTCTAACATCTATTCATTCTCTAGTCAGAACAATCATTTAGGTAAAAGTActtgtaatgtaaaaaaaaaaatgcaaagagtctattttacatattttttacatattaaattAACATAAAAGTTACATGCCTCATAATAAAGATTTGGCCGATTAAAAGACGCAGTAAATGTAAAGCACTTCTCAACACACAAAATTTTCTGAGCATCCTTCAAAACATGATTGGTAGCAGTTGCTGTCAAACCAATTAATGATGTATTGGGAAACTGCCGCTTTAAGATACCAAGTGCCTTataatctggaagaaaaaaaggggtggAGGGGGGAAACTTGTTAAAGCTATTCTTCCCTACCTGCAACAATTAAAATACATCATGTATTGTAACATATTATTGATTTCAATTAGTATATGCTATTATTACCAACATTTCTCTAGTGCTTTTGAGCCTAAAAAGCACCTTCCTCATAACAGTTCTGTGAAGTAGGTAATGCTACTTACATTATTGTCTTTTTTGGCTTAATATAAAACTTTTCTATTCAGTTGACTACCTCAGCTGCCTCTAagttaataaatagcatttacttcCAGAATTTAATTTGACCATTTCTTCAGGAAGAGCTTCTTGGTCAGAATCAAAGATCAAGAGCTAATGAACAACTTACTTCTAACCATTTTTTGTGAGGTATCTAACAAAACAGCCTATCCTTTCAAAATAatctattctcttctatttaaaaaaaataaaataaaaacaggaaatatACTGAGTAGAGATAATGAGGTGGATTCAGAAGTCAagctaacaaacatttataaagcacttactatctGCCAGACACTACTGTGTGCTAGGGACAAAAAAAGCCAAAGACAATCCGTACTCTTgagtaaacaaaatatataaaggataaattggagaccTTTCCTACTAACAGCACTAGCAAGTAatgggattaggaaaggcttcttgaagaagttAAGCCTTACAAAGGCTAGAAAATGAgttaaggagggaaagaattccaggaATGGAGGAGAATCAATGAAAATGCACAGAGTATCTTGTAAGTAAGCAGACCAATATCATTGTAGAGTATATGGAGatgagtaaggtataagaatatGGAGAAGGTAGGAAGAGATCAAGTtataataagttttaaaatataaacagtatTTTACATTTGAGTCTAGAAGTAACAGAGAACCACCAGAGTTTACTCATAGAAGATAATCCACTTCAAGAAAAAAGGACTAACAACTCACTGGGATGTGATCTGGCCAacctatgttttaggaagatcaatttgacagatAAATGGAAGATAGACTAGAATGGGGGAAAGGGTGGCAGGGAGACCAACCAGAAGGATATTGCAGGCatctatttttctaatatatttttagtACTGGATAATTATAATACATACCAGGTCTGAAATCATGTCCCCACTGACTACAGCAATGAACTTCATCTACAGCAATTCTAGTAAATCTTCCTGCTTCATAGGCTTTCTCCAGTCTTGACATAAACATTTTGCTTTTAGCAATTTTCTCTGGAGTAACATAAATGAGCTTTAGCTTAGAGTTTTTATTTACCATTTCAGCATGAACCCATTTCACATGCtcctgtaaaaaagaaaaaaaaaaaaaaaaaaaaaaaaaaactgatctatTTTACTAAAATGGTTAATGAAAACATTTCACTATTATAATTTACTACTACAACAACTATtactaattattataatttaatactGTATAAACATTGctatattatatagttatatatatactatataatatatatattatatagtatataattatataaattatataatttaatactgTATAAACAttgcttaatatatatatattatatatataaactatattacatagcttaatatatagtatataattatatattatatattagagagagagagagagagagagagagagagagagagagagagagagtgtcttCCAACATATCCTCAGCAAAATTTCAGTTgacaaaatacttttaataaatatACTTAAAATGAGCTTTGTGCTGGATATTAAGATACATACAACAACGACTGAATTAAGGTAGGTTCCACAGTCTGAAGCTCACAGTCTCAATAAGACTCAATAAGACATAAAcatatgtattataaaataaCATATGACAACTGAAAGACATGTAAAAGGTTATGAGAAGAtggctttttaaagaaattagattttaaaaagcagatcAGAAACCTCATAATACTATTTCCTATCACCCTTCCTCTTCATGTTGCTTACTTAGCGTTTCAGCAGCCAGactaactttgtcaagaaaaaccttTATCATAGCAGTTCCTCACTTGGGGTCTGTGATCTTCCTCTACCCccaatattttgataaatttatttcaatacaattgattTCCCTTATTATAGTCCTATGAATTTCATTttgcacatttaaaaatattattctgaaaaggcaTCTGGCTTCAtcggatacaaaaaaaaaaagttaaaaaaacagaataggtgTCCTTAACCTTGGGTCCTCAGGCTCCTAAGGCACCAGTGGATAAATTTCAAAGAATATGTGAACTCAGATGAAGGGAAAAATACATCttaattttcactaacctctaactgaaattttgtattttcttcatttatctaaAAATCACTACTGAGATAAGGCAAGAATGAGGTTCATCAAATTAACAAAGAACCCCTGGTCTAGACGGTATTTTTAATCCAGCTAGGTTTTAGATAAACAAAAGCATTACTCTCATCAACTATCTTGTAAGAGAGATGGGTGAGCATAGGTAGATGACAAAAAGAATAAGtgaaaaatgctttttgatgTATATGTATTTTAGTCTCAAAACAGAAGAAACTACATAAGAGCAGGCTATCTTgcctaaaaaatatttttcatttgtttattgtaCAATAGCATAttcctaattattattatagaattcTAATTTAAAAAGGTACCAATTTATAGCATTAGAGGAACAAGAGACTAGAAACCCACCTTATATACTTATCAAAAACATACCTTAGTGCTGGAAGCATTTAGTAAAGTAGCTGAAACTCCCAATTGTTCTAAAACCATTAACTGATCTTCCATAAGAGAAATCAAAGGGCAGATCACAAGTGTAAAACCTGAAAGATAATATTCCTgctttaaatttcataatttccTCAGTGAGTTATTGGAATATTAGGTAAATATGGGCCAATAGgcaaaaatctgaaaattattgCAGAAGTTGTAATATTTGTTTCTCTTGCCTTATCAGTTTTTCAATATAGTCTAATAtcccaaataataatattttggaaTGCTTAACTTACATTCAATGATATGTCAATATAATATTAGTCAAGCCAATAACATCTTTGGATCACACTTTTAAAGTGATATAGATGCGCATTCATGAGGAGCCTATAATTtaagcaaaaaaggaaatagcaactTGTAAATTTCCAAATATTAATTACAGAGTAGTATTAATACATCAGTCTACATTAACATCTTCTGAGTTTGAGTCCAAGTGAAAATATGGCTTTTTCTAAAAACTAcaacctttctcttttttatgttcctTCCTATAGCTGAGACTGACAGCTCCTAAAAACCCTGAACAATATTAATACCTACCTTCAATACTTCAAGATTCCAAGATTTAATCAGAGAACATACTTCCTTCACTGATGCAAAATGTAATCTTAATATCTTCATGAGTtgttataaccaaaaaaaaaaaaaagaaaaattatctgatGGTCAGTTCCCTAATGATGTTAATATTGTTCCTTTCTTTCAGTCAGGTCCAACTCTTCATTatcccatatgggattttcttggcaaagattctagaatagcgtgccatttccttctccagctcattttactagaactgaggcaaagtgtCTTGtgcaaggtcatacagctaataaggccagattgaactcaagatgagtcttcctgacttaaggtaCAGTagtctacccactgtaccacctagctgccctttctaCTGAGCCTCTCTCCAAAATAGCTATGTCTGACAACAGGTCATCCATATCATTAGGTTTTCCCAGGTTGGAAAAATCAGATTTACCAGAGCTCACACTTCATTGGCATAATCTTTCAGAGGTCAGGGTTACCTCCATGTTAAGGTAGCAGTCTAGGACTGCTATTGCAGAATAGTTATTCTAATTAAAGTTTAGTGTAAACTAATCTTCCTTAATTAAGGATTAATTAATCAttaagattaataataattacttaaATAACCCCATACTTACTTAGTGCTTTACAGTTTTCAAAGTTCTCTCTTATCCCATCTGATTACCACAATAACATTATCCCAAATTTGTAGGTGacaaaaaagtattagaaaagtTTTGTGACTTATTCAAATGTCACACAATTAGTTAAGTAGCAGAAATATAACTCAGACTCAAGTTTTCAAAGTCCTGAGTAAATGTCATCCACTCTACCTACCTTCCTTCTACTGTTATATTTCAAGGTCTACATGAAAATACtttcataagagaaaaaaaaaatcactaaagttgattttttaaaaaaaccaactaAATTCATAGgtaaattttaaagtttgcaaaattagtatattatttgtaaattagTTTAAAGCTATTTACAAACTAATATGAAAGAGCAAcatattttccctcaattttagttttctttcacaTACCATCAGAACATACTGCTGGTAACTGGTAACACAAGCTCTTTCCACCTCCAGTTGGCATCACAAGAAATACTTCCTTTCCAGCCATTGTCACATTAATAGTTTCAAGCTGTAGAGACCTAAACTTTTGCAGTTTAAAGACATTCTGCATGGCATCCTTAATTTTTCCAGACCATGGAAAATCTAGgataagaaaaacataaaattatatgcACTGAAACACTTAAGCAAAAATACATAAATCAATGTTTTTCTACAACAGAATTTCACATGCAGtattcattaacaaaatccaGATGAAATGAATGCCACAAACAGTTTTAATTTTTGGAGacacatttataaatattgaCTTATTTTTATGACTACTTGACTATTTCAACAAGATCAATGAAATACAGAAGAAACATTTTGTGGGGTTTTCCCTTTAAGATTAAAGCTAAGAATAATCACAACTTCCAATTGGCATACTAAGTATGATAAtcataattaaacattttttattttcctttacaatgtTCAGATAGTTACATTTCATTACAGGTTGTATGATGCATTGAGAAATAACAATACGTATAATATTTTGCTCATAGTAGGCAATAGATGTTCatcaatcttttgtttttacctcaAAAAACAGGAACCCAATTAACCAGGACTGTTAAATGGctatacttttctttgtattgttcattatcagaaaagaaaataaacgtTTTTGACATTTAGTACAATAATGAATATGCCCTAAAATTTTTACATATTGATTTCAATATTTTCTGTACCTTTAATACTCTGAAAGTTATCTACGATGTTCCTAATGACATCACTTTAGTTTTGCAAGATCCTTTTTCATCAAATAAAGATTCAATTATAAGAATAtaggcaaatatatttttaaaaggtttttaaacAGTGAATCAGGAAGCTTAGTTAACACTAAATTCTAATTAGAATAACTACATTCTTCaagtataaaaattaattttactttatctttcaaaaaaataacaaaatctaagTCACAAAAACTAAATTCACAAGGATCTATAAAACTGTATCCAAAATCCACATCTAGTTTTCCCTTCTTACCATCCAAAACCCACATCCAGCTTTCCCTTCCCACCATTTCCTGAAAGAGACAACCAACATAACCTTTCTAAGACTAATGGGAAGTATCATATTAAATAGAGCAATTTAAAtttcaatacacacacacacacacacaaaactttaGCAAGATAAAAAGTGAAACCTTCTTTATTCCAGCCCTCAGGAGAGGAATCCAATTCTGAGCTTGCCCCAGCACCTGAATCTTCTAGagattcctttattttcttctttagggCAGTCTTTTTCCGAATAAGTTCTTGTTGTCTTTCCAAAAGTTCTTGTATCTGAATTTCTATTGCTTGTAGTTCACTGGTGACGGAATCTAATTCCTCACTTAGCTCTACAGGAAACAAAAGAGGTCCACAAGACCATAATGAGTTTATAAAAAGCACTATTACAATGACTTTATTACGCATTTCTCAGCAACCAAGCTATGTATAAACCACggaataaaggaagaattatTCAAATGAGACTAGAGATGGGTAATCAAGAATTTCCAGACCATTTATATCTTAATTATAAGAACTTAACACATAGGGAATTTATTTAAACTGTTTATACCTAACTACTGCAATAAGTTTCCTatcaatgtatttatatattatgctaGTGATAAATCATGACTATACCCTTGTGCTAAAAGCACAGAGAAAAACTATGTATTACCagaattttctttattcctttgttAACTCCAGTGAAAAAAATGCCAACCTGTATGTTCTAATCAATATGAACATTGACTTTAGTAAGAAATAGCAGAAAAGAAGGGTTTCTCCCATAATACTTCATTCAACTGACAACtggaaagctattaaaaaatatccctaaatattttccaaagtaTCAAAATAAAGGCATACAAAGTAATGTCCTAGTTTTACTTCCTTTCAATCTCAACTTCACTGTTATTAAATGGATAACATATGACTTGAATACACAATAGCTACATTACAAAATAAACAGGGCATTGTCTTGCATGACCTTTTGTAGTGCCAGTTTCAAGCTATCTGcttacatttctcttttctctcacaaTTTGAGAAAAAGCTATCGATACTTATTATTTCACTTCCTCTACTCATCTTTAATCTCCTACTATCTGACTTCCATTCTAAGAAGTCAGCTGAAATTGTTCTCTATAAAGTTACTAAcgatctcttaattgccagatACAACTAGTCTCTTCTCAGTTCTCAGCTTTCTTGACTTTTCTGAAGCACCTAATAGTATCAAAATGCTTCTTTTCCTAGATACTCTTTCTTCCTTGGGTTTTTATGATACtgatttcttctgattcttttccttctttattaattactcagtctcctttgctgaatcacAATCCACGTCACAACCCCTATATGTAGCTACCTTGGCCATCTTTTCTATTACATCAGTGATCTTAGAGCTCACTTGCATTCAGCTATTATTTTTACACTGATAACCCTCAGATTTTAATATACAACCTTAATTTTTCTGAGGAGCTCTAAACCCACATTCCAAATACTTATCAATCACCatatatcttaaactcaacaatTCTAAAACTAAATTCATTATCTGTAGTTATATATGACCCCTTCCTTCTAACATCTTCCCATTTCTGATTGAGGGTACCATCATTCCACCTAACCATGACAACCCTCCACTCACTTGATCACCATCCTAGTTCATATATATACCTTTTCTTCAgacctagactattgcaatagcctaatTAGTACTCCCGCTTTAAGTTTCTTCCCTCTCCATAGAGCTTACAAATTGATAGTCTTAAAATACAGGTGTGACCATCTCATTATTCTTCTCAAAAAATTCCAGATGCACTttttacctctaggataaaatacttCCATTTGTCactcaaagtccttcacaatctggctccagcctaTCTTTCCAGAGTTATTGTACATTCATAGACTCTTTGTTATATTAATGCCAAACAAGACTGCCTACTTGTTCCCCATATTTATTCACATCCCCATTTCTGTACCTTTGCACAAACTGTACTTCATGATTGCAATATATTCTCTCCTTACCTCTAGCTCACAGAATTcgtagcttccttcaaggctcaactcaaatGACATGTTCTACATAAGACTTACCCTTATCTTCCAGTTGCTACTGGCTCTCTCATTTCTGtgaaattatttaatctcccttttgtttttacttaactGTATTCATGTTTCCCTTCCCCTCAAGAGAATGTAAAAaagttccttgaaggaagagGTTTGTCCCTTTTTTCCATTGTATTCCCCAGTACCTAACATGATACAGACAACttaataaacatatattgaaTAAATGTACAAAGTCAACAAATTGGGCTGTTGAAAAGAAGTCATAtaggtctaaaaaaaaaaaaaaaaactttatcctATCAACCTAACTTACTTTTCAGAAATAGTTTTCATGCTTAGAGAATCTGAATCAATATATAATGATAatgcaaactaaaaaaaagaaaaaaaaaaaaaaggaggataaGGCCTAGGTTCTTAAAACTTAAGCACTTTCTTTTTAACACTATCTCCAGCCATCAGGACAGCAAAAAGGGCTTTAAGGAAGAACATGAAtgtatcttttgaaaatattgcATGAACCTGAGAATTCAGGCTCGTACAGATTTTTCACATATCATGGGCACCGAAGTTTGGATCCAAGTTCATACTCATTATGTTCTCCAAATATCCATGATAGTAATGATTAGTGACTATTTTTTTGTAATCAGCAAAATGTTCCTGCATGTTTAAATCTGAAGCaagcaaaattagaaataaaacggaacaaaaaaagcaattatttcaaCTCACCTGAAACTGATTCCATTTTCAAACTGTTTAACAATCCCTGAAGTTctttctaaaagagaaaaactgatCAATAAGCTTTTTAAGTCTTATCTTCTCtccattaatattattttcaataataagCATTACAAAATGAATATGTGAATTGTTCCTAATTTGCAATTAGTACTTAAATAAGAAATGCTACTCCAAGTAATTttggactatgcccaaagggttataaaactgtgcagtACGACTACTGGATCTGtagcataaaaaagaaatcataaaagagggaaaataactcacatatggaaaaatgtttgtagcaactctttttgtagtgataaagaattggaaaatgagtatactgcccatcaattgaggaacgGCTGAATATTTAAGATATTTGAAACtaatgaaacattattgttcttgaaaaaaatgatgaacaagctgactttacaaaggcctggaaagatttacatgaattgatgccgagtaaaacaagcagaaccaagaaaacattgtacatagcaacaggattgtgcaatgatcaactatgacagacttgattcttcttagCAGTTTAGtggtccaaagcaatcccaataaactttggatggaaaacgccattcgcatccagagaaagaactgtggagactgaatgtatttcagacatagtattttcaccttttttttctcatgatttttcccttttattctgattttttctccaACACgaaatggaaatatgtaaaaaaatgaatgcacagGTATAACCAAAAAGaactgttttacatgtaactggggaaaagagaagctttaaaaaaaaaaaaagaaaaaaagaaatgccgCTCCAGCTGAGAAGTCATTAGTCAGTTAGTGAAGATGTAAGAAAAtcatcttcccttctccaaaacaTTTCTCAAGGACTATACCTTCCCAGTCatctcatatattttaaattactattgtCTCTTCCTACT comes from Sarcophilus harrisii chromosome 5, mSarHar1.11, whole genome shotgun sequence and encodes:
- the RECQL gene encoding ATP-dependent DNA helicase Q1, producing MESVSELSEELDSVTSELQAIEIQIQELLERQQELIRKKTALKKKIKESLEDSGAGASSELDSSPEGWNKEDFPWSGKIKDAMQNVFKLQKFRSLQLETINVTMAGKEVFLVMPTGGGKSLCYQLPAVCSDGFTLVICPLISLMEDQLMVLEQLGVSATLLNASSTKEHVKWVHAEMVNKNSKLKLIYVTPEKIAKSKMFMSRLEKAYEAGRFTRIAVDEVHCCSQWGHDFRPDYKALGILKRQFPNTSLIGLTATATNHVLKDAQKILCVEKCFTFTASFNRPNLYYEVRQKPSNTDDFIEDIVKLINGRYKGQSGIIYCFSQKDSEQVTVSLQKLGIQAGAYHANMEPRDKTAVHKKWSANKIQVVVATVAFGMGIDKPDVRFVIHHSMSKSMENYYQESGRAGRDDLKADCILYSGFGDIFRISTMVVMENVGQQKLYEMVSYCHNMHKCRRMLIAQHFDEVWNSAACNKMCDNCCKDISFEKKNVTDYCRDLIKILKHAEKLNEKLTPLKLIDAWMGKGVAKLRVSDVVSPKLPRDELEKIIVHFILQQYLKEDFSFTAYATISYLKIGPKAHLLNNEEHIITMKVKKSTKGFFKVELPQVSNSEAERKMEEKYSANFQNIDVKMCGNMLKRPHSETTKAKKRKLDNSVD